Proteins from a single region of Mytilus trossulus isolate FHL-02 chromosome 2, PNRI_Mtr1.1.1.hap1, whole genome shotgun sequence:
- the LOC134706893 gene encoding coenzyme Q-binding protein COQ10 homolog A, mitochondrial-like — MATLRNLTRPGTIFCRVFRQIKRESNLDKTAVLACYPTIPCFSHDDICLTQQRCLFQLPKLPGTSTNKRKDYSERRLLGYSMEQMYEIVADVEKYTEFVPWCTQSTVFNSKPGSFKCKMEVGFPPLSEKYTSCVTVAKPNLVKSECTDGRLFNHLLTIWQFSPGVPDIPNTCVLDFSVSFEFRHALHSQLSAVFFDTVVKEMVNSFLKRAKQKFGAPSIRAQKPKVLIYNS; from the exons ATGGCAACTTTACGAAACCTGACTCGACCAGGGACAATATTTTGCCGAGTATTTAGGCAAATTAAGAGAGAAAGTAATTTAGATaa aacTGCAGTTTTAGCCTGCTACCCAACAATACCATGTTTCAGCCATGATGATATATGCCTCACACAACAAAGATGTTTGTTTCAACTACCAAAGTTACCAGGCACCTCCACTAACAAGAGGAAAGACTATTCAGAGAGGAGACTGCTAGG gtaTTCCATGGAACAGATGTATGAGATTGTTGCTGATGTTGAAAAGTATACAGAATTTGTTCCTTGGTGTACCCAGTCAACAGTATTCAACAGTAAACCAGGAAGTTTTAAATGCAAGATGGAAGTAGGGTTTCCTCCCTTGAGTGAAAAATACACTTCCTGTGTTACAGTTGCTAAACCAAACCTTGTAAAG TCTGAGTGTACTGATGGTAGATTGTTTAATCATTTACTAACAATATGGCAGTTTAGTCCTGGCGTACCTGATATTCCCAATACCTGTGTACTAGATTTCTCT GTGTCATTTGAGTTTAGACATGCTCTACACTCTCAGTTATCTGCAGTTTTCTTTGATACAGTTGTGAAAGAGATGGTGAACTCTTTTCTTAAACGAGCTAAGCAAAAATTTGGAGCTCCATCTATACGAGCTCAAAAACCCAAAGTCCTAATCTACAATAGTTAA